One Dioscorea cayenensis subsp. rotundata cultivar TDr96_F1 chromosome 15, TDr96_F1_v2_PseudoChromosome.rev07_lg8_w22 25.fasta, whole genome shotgun sequence genomic region harbors:
- the LOC120277859 gene encoding sugar transport protein MST3-like, whose translation MAGGAIINTAGAKDYPGNMTLFVFLTCLVAATGGLIFGYDIGISGGVTSMDSFLKKFFPSVYSKELASHSTNQYCKFDSQVLTSFTSSLYLAALIASFFASTVTRVFGRKWSMLGGGVVFLVGSAINGAAKNIAMLIIGRILLGIGVGFANQSVPLYLSEMAPARRRGLLNMGFQLMITIGILVANLINYGTAKISGGWGWRISLALAAVPAAIITIGSLFLPDTPNSLIERGHDEKAMNMLRRIRGTDDVTIEYNDLVVASEESKAVKHPWKNIIQRKYRAQLTMVILIPFFQQLTGINVIMFYAPVLFKTIGFGDNASLMSAVISGVVNVFATFVSIFSVDKYGRRLLFLEGGIQMTICQIIVGTLLAAKFGISGEGHLSKTYASFVVLFICIYVAGFAWSWGPLGWLVPSEILPLEIRSAGQSINVSVNMLFTFLIAQVFLSMLCHMKFGLFYFFSGWVMIMTIFIYYFLPETKNMPIEEMVLVWKKHWFWGKFIADNEVHVGDLEMGNGGRSISV comes from the exons ATGGCAGGAGGAGCAATCATCAACACGGCCGGGGCAAAAGACTACCCCGGAAACATGACTCTCTTTGTCTTCTTGACCTGTCTTGTGGCCGCAACCGGAGGCCTCATCTTTGGTTATGACATTGGCATCTCAG GTGGTGTGACATCAATGGATTCGTTTCTGAAGAAGTTTTTCCCATCAGTTTACAGCAAGGAGCTGGCAAGTCATAGCACCAACCAGTACTGCAAGTTTGATTCTCAGGTGCTTACTAGTTTCACTTCTTCGCTCTATCTGGCTGCGTTGATAGCTTCTTTCTTCGCTAGTACAGTCACTAGGGTGTTTGGAAGGAAGTGGTCCATGCTTGGTGGTGGTGTCGTCTTCTTGGTTGGTTCTGCCATCAATGGCGCTGCCAAGAACATCGCCATGCTCATCATTGGCCGTATCTTACTTGGAATTGGTGTTGGTTTTGCCAATCAG TCTGTTCCACTATATCTCTCTGAAATGGCCCCGGCGCGCCGACGTGGTTTGCTCAACATGGGATTCCAATTGATGATCACTATTGGCATTCTTGTTGCCAACCTCATCAACTATGGAACTGCAAAAATCAGTGGAGGGTGGGGCTGGAGAATCAGCCTTGCTCTTGCTGCTGTCCCTGCAGCGATTATCACTATAGGTTCTTTGTTCCTCCCTGATACTCCTAACTCACTTATTGAGCGCGGTCATGATGAGAAGGCTATGAACATGCTTCGCCGTATTCGTGGCACTGATGACGTGACTATAGAGTACAATGATCTCGTCGTTGCTAGTGAGGAGTCCAAGGCTGTGAAACACCCATGGAAGAACATCATCCAAAGGAAGTATAGGGCCCAACTCACTATGGTCATCCTCATCCCTTTTTTCCAGCAGTTGACAGGCATTAATGTTATCATGTTTTATGCACCTGTGCTTTTCAAGACAATTGGCTTTGGAGACAATGCTTCTCTTATGTCTGCAGTTATTTCTGGTGTTGTCAATGTCTTTGCTACCtttgtttccatcttttctgTTGACAAGTATGGTAGAAGGCTTCTCTTCTTGGAGGGTGGAATTCAAATGACCATCTGTCAA ATTATTGTTGGAACACTACTTGCTGCCAAATTTGGGATAAGTGGAGAAGGACATTTGTCCAAAACTTATGCAAGCTTTGTGGTGCTATTCATATGCATCTATGTTGCAGGCTTTGCATGGTCTTGGGGACCTCTTGGGTGGCTAGTCCCTAGTGAGATATTGCCTTTAGAAATCCGGTCTGCTGGACAAAGTATCAATGTCTCTGTGAACATGCTTTTTACTTTCCTCATCGCACAAGTGTTTCTCTCCATGCTTTGCCACATGAAATTTGgtctcttctattttttttctggATGGGTGATGATTATGACtatcttcatttattatttcttaCCGGAAACTAAGAACATGCCTATTGAGGAGATGGTCCTTGTGTGGAAGAAACATTGGTTTTGGGGGAAGTTCATTGCTGATAATGAAGTTCATGTGGGCGATCTAGAGATGGGCAATGGCGGCAGGTCTATTTCCGTGTGA
- the LOC120277059 gene encoding YTH domain-containing protein ECT4-like isoform X1, translating into MAAVAPAADQATDLLQKLSLDSKKKTHDAPEVTKKQASADGGEVTSVQIPSGERSVTPLLQDCVDQSMWYPSAYYYGGYEGLINEWEDYPRYVNPDGVEVPPPGVYGDMYQHGYGYPSYGPYPSPGSPVPTMGHDGQLYGPPHYQYTAQYYQPPTPPPTTGAPNKPATSQGGVSTTVATEKPAATVDTSKGNSNGIANGKSNGHISSGQPRPNHQNSSLPSNGSYGRGILPGGLPSGYQDPRFGFDGMRSPIPWYDCPAFTDGQQRTPTTSSAPSAVSHVANNPSGRNQILHPLPHLMGLHTPRPASGMGPAAPGFVNRMYTSNRIYGQYGQCGTAFRTGLGFGSNGYDYRMNGRWGSVTDNKYKPRGRGNGFYGYGSENLDGLSELNRGPRGGRLKNTKGFGPNITIAVKGQNLSTNGNVEEASAAPARDHYNRDDFPEKYSDAKCFVIKSYSEDDIHKSVKYSVWASTPNGNKKLDAAYQEAQKVADGCPVFLFFSVNTSGQFVGIAEMAGPVDFNKTVDYWQQDKWNGCFPVKWHIVKDVPNSILKHITLENNDNKPVTNSRDTQEVKLEQGIQMLKIFKEHVSKTSILDDFAFYETRQKAMQEKNLKIQQIHKQVSNVKAADAAEEKEKIAANGKPRLQKPLEVVSLLKKEAVQSGQGEQKPPEENGVAGDVLKASKSVTEKHVVANGVANTC; encoded by the exons ATGGCGGCTGTTGCCCCTGCTGCTGACC AAGCTACAGATTTGTTGCAGAAGCTGTCATTAGATTCCAAGAAGAAGACTCATGATGCGCCTGAAGTTACCAAGAAG CAGGCTAGTGCTGATGGCGGGGAAGTGACCAGCGTGCAAATTCCATCCGGTGAACGGTCTGTGACTCCTCTGCTTCAGGATTGCGTGGATCAGAGCATGTGGTATCCTTCAGCGTATTATTATGGAG GTTATGAAGGTTTAATAAATGAGTGGGAGGATTACCCTAGATATGTCAATCCTGATGGGGTGGAGGTGCCGCCTCCT GGAGTCTATGGGGATATGTATCAACATGGTTATGGATATCCTTCTTATGGGCCATATCCTTCTCCTGGCTCCCCGGTTCCAACTATGGGGCATGATGGCCAACTGTATGGTCCCCCGCATTACCAGTATACAGCTCAGTACTATCAGCCACCCACACCTCCGCCAACTACTGGTGCTCCCAACAAACCTGCAACTTCTCAAGGGGGTGTTTCTACTACAGTTGCCACTGAAAAACCTGCGGCCACTGTGGATACTAGTAAAGGGAACTCAAACGGAATTGCCAATGGGAAATCAAATGGCCACATTTCTTCTGGTCAGCCTCGTCCAAACCACCAAAATTCGTCACTACCATCAAATGGTTCTTATGGTCGAGGAATTCTACCAGGTGGTCTTCCTTCTGGTTACCAGGATCCACGTTTTGGCTTTGATGGGATGCGATCACCTATCCCATGGTATGATTGCCCTGCATTCACAGATGGGCAGCAAAGAACACCCACAACCAGCTCTGCACCTTCTGCAGTTTCTCATGTTGCTAACAATCCCTCAGGAAGAAATCAGATTCTTCATCCCCTTCCTCATCTTATG gGTTTGCATACACCAAGACCAGCATCTGGCATGGGACCTGCAGCTCCTGGGTTTGTGAATAGGATGTACACCAGCAATAGAATTTACGGTCAGTATGGTCAATGCGGAACTGCATTTAGGACAGGCCTGGGCTTTGGATCTAATGGCTATGATTACAGAATGAATGGCCGGTGGGGTTCTGTTACAGATAACAAGTACAAACCACGAGGTCGAGGCAATGGTTTTTATGGGTATGGCAGTGAGAATTTGGATGGGCTGAGTGAGCTGAACAGGGGGCCAAGGGGTGGCCGTTTAAAAAATACTAAGGGGTTTGGACCCAATATCACTATCGCAGTGAAGGGACAAAACCTTTCTACAAATGGAaatgttgaagaagcaagtgcAGCACCTGCTAGGGATCATTACAACCGTGATGATTTCCCTGAAAAATACTCTGATGCCAAGTGTTTTGTTATCAAGTCTTATAGTGAGGATGATATTCATAAGAGTGTTAAGTACAGTGTTTGGGCTAGCACACCCAATGGAAATAAGAAATTAGATGCAGCTTACCAGGAAGCTCAAAAGGTTGCAGATGGGTGTCctgtatttttgttcttctct GTAAACACAAGTGGACAATTTGTCGGGATTGCTGAGATGGCTGGTCCAGTTGATTTCAACAAAACCGTCGACTACTGGCAGCAGGACAAATGGAATGGTTGTTTCCCAGTCAAGTGGCACATTGTGAAGGACGTACCAAACAGCATCCTCAAGCACATCACACTTGAGAACAATGATAACAAACCAGTGACAAACAGTAGAGACACACAGGAG gtGAAGCTTGAGCAGGGTATTCAGATGCTTAAGATATTTAAGGAACATGTCAGCAAGACCTCCATTTTGGATGATTTTGCCTTCTATGAGACACGGCAGAAGGCTATGCAAGAGAAGAACTTGAAAATCCAACAAATTCATAAGCAG GTTTCAAATGTGAAAGCAGCTGATGCAgctgaagagaaagaaaagattgCTGCAAATGGAAAGCCCAGGTTGCAGAAGCCTCTTGAAGTTGTTTCACTTTTAAAGAAGGAAGCTGTACAAAGCGGACAAGGAGAGCAGAAGCCTCCTGAGGAAAATGGTGTTGCTGGTGATGTTCTGAAGGCTTCCAAATCAGTTACAGAGAAGCATGTCGTTGCCAATGGTGTAGCCAATACTTGTTAG
- the LOC120277059 gene encoding YTH domain-containing protein ECT4-like isoform X2 has product MAAVAPAADQATDLLQKLSLDSKKKTHDAPEVTKKASADGGEVTSVQIPSGERSVTPLLQDCVDQSMWYPSAYYYGGYEGLINEWEDYPRYVNPDGVEVPPPGVYGDMYQHGYGYPSYGPYPSPGSPVPTMGHDGQLYGPPHYQYTAQYYQPPTPPPTTGAPNKPATSQGGVSTTVATEKPAATVDTSKGNSNGIANGKSNGHISSGQPRPNHQNSSLPSNGSYGRGILPGGLPSGYQDPRFGFDGMRSPIPWYDCPAFTDGQQRTPTTSSAPSAVSHVANNPSGRNQILHPLPHLMGLHTPRPASGMGPAAPGFVNRMYTSNRIYGQYGQCGTAFRTGLGFGSNGYDYRMNGRWGSVTDNKYKPRGRGNGFYGYGSENLDGLSELNRGPRGGRLKNTKGFGPNITIAVKGQNLSTNGNVEEASAAPARDHYNRDDFPEKYSDAKCFVIKSYSEDDIHKSVKYSVWASTPNGNKKLDAAYQEAQKVADGCPVFLFFSVNTSGQFVGIAEMAGPVDFNKTVDYWQQDKWNGCFPVKWHIVKDVPNSILKHITLENNDNKPVTNSRDTQEVKLEQGIQMLKIFKEHVSKTSILDDFAFYETRQKAMQEKNLKIQQIHKQVSNVKAADAAEEKEKIAANGKPRLQKPLEVVSLLKKEAVQSGQGEQKPPEENGVAGDVLKASKSVTEKHVVANGVANTC; this is encoded by the exons ATGGCGGCTGTTGCCCCTGCTGCTGACC AAGCTACAGATTTGTTGCAGAAGCTGTCATTAGATTCCAAGAAGAAGACTCATGATGCGCCTGAAGTTACCAAGAAG GCTAGTGCTGATGGCGGGGAAGTGACCAGCGTGCAAATTCCATCCGGTGAACGGTCTGTGACTCCTCTGCTTCAGGATTGCGTGGATCAGAGCATGTGGTATCCTTCAGCGTATTATTATGGAG GTTATGAAGGTTTAATAAATGAGTGGGAGGATTACCCTAGATATGTCAATCCTGATGGGGTGGAGGTGCCGCCTCCT GGAGTCTATGGGGATATGTATCAACATGGTTATGGATATCCTTCTTATGGGCCATATCCTTCTCCTGGCTCCCCGGTTCCAACTATGGGGCATGATGGCCAACTGTATGGTCCCCCGCATTACCAGTATACAGCTCAGTACTATCAGCCACCCACACCTCCGCCAACTACTGGTGCTCCCAACAAACCTGCAACTTCTCAAGGGGGTGTTTCTACTACAGTTGCCACTGAAAAACCTGCGGCCACTGTGGATACTAGTAAAGGGAACTCAAACGGAATTGCCAATGGGAAATCAAATGGCCACATTTCTTCTGGTCAGCCTCGTCCAAACCACCAAAATTCGTCACTACCATCAAATGGTTCTTATGGTCGAGGAATTCTACCAGGTGGTCTTCCTTCTGGTTACCAGGATCCACGTTTTGGCTTTGATGGGATGCGATCACCTATCCCATGGTATGATTGCCCTGCATTCACAGATGGGCAGCAAAGAACACCCACAACCAGCTCTGCACCTTCTGCAGTTTCTCATGTTGCTAACAATCCCTCAGGAAGAAATCAGATTCTTCATCCCCTTCCTCATCTTATG gGTTTGCATACACCAAGACCAGCATCTGGCATGGGACCTGCAGCTCCTGGGTTTGTGAATAGGATGTACACCAGCAATAGAATTTACGGTCAGTATGGTCAATGCGGAACTGCATTTAGGACAGGCCTGGGCTTTGGATCTAATGGCTATGATTACAGAATGAATGGCCGGTGGGGTTCTGTTACAGATAACAAGTACAAACCACGAGGTCGAGGCAATGGTTTTTATGGGTATGGCAGTGAGAATTTGGATGGGCTGAGTGAGCTGAACAGGGGGCCAAGGGGTGGCCGTTTAAAAAATACTAAGGGGTTTGGACCCAATATCACTATCGCAGTGAAGGGACAAAACCTTTCTACAAATGGAaatgttgaagaagcaagtgcAGCACCTGCTAGGGATCATTACAACCGTGATGATTTCCCTGAAAAATACTCTGATGCCAAGTGTTTTGTTATCAAGTCTTATAGTGAGGATGATATTCATAAGAGTGTTAAGTACAGTGTTTGGGCTAGCACACCCAATGGAAATAAGAAATTAGATGCAGCTTACCAGGAAGCTCAAAAGGTTGCAGATGGGTGTCctgtatttttgttcttctct GTAAACACAAGTGGACAATTTGTCGGGATTGCTGAGATGGCTGGTCCAGTTGATTTCAACAAAACCGTCGACTACTGGCAGCAGGACAAATGGAATGGTTGTTTCCCAGTCAAGTGGCACATTGTGAAGGACGTACCAAACAGCATCCTCAAGCACATCACACTTGAGAACAATGATAACAAACCAGTGACAAACAGTAGAGACACACAGGAG gtGAAGCTTGAGCAGGGTATTCAGATGCTTAAGATATTTAAGGAACATGTCAGCAAGACCTCCATTTTGGATGATTTTGCCTTCTATGAGACACGGCAGAAGGCTATGCAAGAGAAGAACTTGAAAATCCAACAAATTCATAAGCAG GTTTCAAATGTGAAAGCAGCTGATGCAgctgaagagaaagaaaagattgCTGCAAATGGAAAGCCCAGGTTGCAGAAGCCTCTTGAAGTTGTTTCACTTTTAAAGAAGGAAGCTGTACAAAGCGGACAAGGAGAGCAGAAGCCTCCTGAGGAAAATGGTGTTGCTGGTGATGTTCTGAAGGCTTCCAAATCAGTTACAGAGAAGCATGTCGTTGCCAATGGTGTAGCCAATACTTGTTAG
- the LOC120277308 gene encoding YTH domain-containing protein ECT4-like isoform X1 has product MAAVGPATDQATDLLQKLSLDSKKKTHDAPEVTDKQASADTGEVPNIQIPPSERSVTPLLQECMDQSRWYSSTPYYYGGYEGLVNEWDDYRRVDVPPPGVYGDMYHHGYRYAPYSPYPSPTSPVPTITHDGQLYGPPHYQYQAQYYQLPTPHPASGTPHKPVTSQGEVSTTVAAENPAVPLDTAKGNSNATANGKSNSHSASIQPRSNHQNSPLPSNGSYGRGFPPGSLLSGCQDPRFGFDGMRSPTPWYDGSGLPDGYQRVPTTSSAPSAISHVVNTTSGRSQNLHPLPNLMGLHTPRPTSCIGPTAPGFVNRMYTNNRIYGQYGQCGTAFRTGLGFGSNGYHYRMNSRWGSVTDKYKPRGRGNVYYGYGSDDLDGLSELNRGPRGGHFKNTQSLGPNISIAVKGQNLPANGNDEEASVAPARDQYNRDDFLEKYSNGKFFVIKSYSEDDVHKSVKYSVWASTPNGNKKLDAAYQEAQKVADGCPVFLFFSVNTSGQFVGVAEMMGPVDFNKTVNYWQQDKWNGCFPVKWHIVKDVPNSILKHITLENNDNKPVTNSRDTQEVKVEQGVQMLKIFKEHVSKTSILDDFAFYETRQKAMQEKNSKLQQIHKQVTNMKAIDVVDEKEKILPNGKSWLQKPLETVSILKKESSKGTQAEQKPPEENGAASVSQPVTEKHVVANGVANTC; this is encoded by the exons ATGGCGGCTGTCGGCCCGGCTACTGACC AAGCTACAGATTTACTGCAGAAGTTGTCATTGGATTCCAAGAAGAAGACTCATGATGCTCCTGAAGTTACTGACAAG CAGGCTAGTGCTGATACCGGAGAAGTTCCCAACATACAAATTCCGCCCAGTGAACGGTCTGTGACACCGCTCCTTCAGGAGTGCATGGATCAGAGCAGGTGGTATTCATCCACACCTTATTACTATGGAG GTTATGAAGGTTTAGTGAACGAATGGGATGATTACCGTAGGGTGGATGTGCCACCTCCT GGAGTCTACGGGGATATGTATCATCATGGTTATAGATATGCTCCTTACAGTCCATATCCTTCTCCCACTTCCCCAGTTCCAACAATAACGCATGATGGCCAACTGTATGGTCCCCCACATTACCAGTATCAAGCCCAATATTATCAGCTACCCACACCCCATCCAGCTTCTGGCACTCCCCACAAGCCTGTAACTTCTCAAGGGGAGGTTTCTACTACAGTTGCTGCTGAAAACCCTGCTGTACCTCTGGATACTGCTAAAGGGAACTCAAATGCAACTGCCAATGGGAAATCAAACAGCCACAGTGCATCTATTCAGCCTCGTTCAAACCACCAAAACTCACCACTACCTTCAAATGGTTCCTATGGCCGAGGATTTCCACCAGGCAGTCTTCTTTCTGGATGCCAGGATCCACGTTTTGGCTTTGATGGCATGCGATCACCCACCCCATGGTATGATGGCTCTGGATTGCCTGATGGGTATCAAAGAGTACCTACAACCAGCTCTGCCCCTTCAGCAATTTCTCACGTTGTTAACACTACCTCAGGAAGGAGTCAGAATCTTCATCCTCTTCCTAATCTCAtg GGTTTGCACACACCAAGACCAACGTCTTGCATAGGACCAACAGCTCCTGGTTTTGTGAACAGAATGTACACCAACAATCGAATTTATGGTCAGTATGGTCAGTGCGGAACTGCTTTTAGGACTGGCCTTGGTTTTGGATCCAATGGTTATCATTACAGAATGAATAGCAGATGGGGTTCAGTCACAGATAAGTACAAACCACGGGGCCGAGGCAATGTTTACTATGGTTATGGCAGTGACGATTTGGATGGGCTCAGTGAACTGAACAGGGGGCCAAGGGGTGGTCATTTCAAAAACACCCAGAGCTTAGGACCCAATATCTCTATTGCAGTGAAGGGACAGAACCTTCCTGCAAATGGAAATGATGAGGAAGCTAGTGTAGCACCTGCTAGGGATCAGTACAACCGGGATGATTTCCTCGAAAAATACTCCAACGGCAAGTTTTTTGTTATCAAGTCTTATAGTGAGGATGACGTTCATAAAAGTGTCAAGTACAGTGTCTGGGCCAGCACACCAAATGGAAACAAGAAATTAGATGCAGCGTATCAGGAAGCTCAAAAGGTCGCTGATGGGTGCCCtgtatttttattcttctct GTGAATACAAGTGGACAATTTGTTGGTGTTGCTGAGATGATGGGTCCGGTTGACTTCAACAAAACGGTGAACTACTGGCAGCAGGACAAATGGAATGGTTGTTTCCCGGTCAAGTGGCACATTGTGAAAGATGTACCAAACAGCATCCTTAAGCACATCACACTTGAGAACAATGACAACAAGCCAGTAACAAACAGTAGAGACACTCAGGAG gtGAAGGTTGAACAGGGTGTTCAGATGCTTAAGATATTTAAGGAGCATGTCAGTAAGACCTCCATTTTGGATGATTTTGCGTTTTATGAGACACGACAGAAGGCTATGCAAGAGAAAAACTCAAAGCTACAGCAAATTCATAAGCAG GTCACAAATATGAAAGCAATTGATGTAGTTGATGAGAAAGAAAAGATTTTACCTAACGGAAAGTCCTGGCTGCAAAAGCCCCTGGAAACAGTTTCAATTTTGAAAAAGGAATCTTCCAAGGGCACTCAGGCAGAACAGAAACCTCCTGAGGAAAATGGTGCAGCTTCCGTCTCCCAGCCCGTAACGGAGAAGCATGTTGTTGCGAATGGTGTTGCCAATACCTGCTAG
- the LOC120277308 gene encoding YTH domain-containing protein ECT4-like isoform X2: MAAVGPATDQATDLLQKLSLDSKKKTHDAPEVTDKASADTGEVPNIQIPPSERSVTPLLQECMDQSRWYSSTPYYYGGYEGLVNEWDDYRRVDVPPPGVYGDMYHHGYRYAPYSPYPSPTSPVPTITHDGQLYGPPHYQYQAQYYQLPTPHPASGTPHKPVTSQGEVSTTVAAENPAVPLDTAKGNSNATANGKSNSHSASIQPRSNHQNSPLPSNGSYGRGFPPGSLLSGCQDPRFGFDGMRSPTPWYDGSGLPDGYQRVPTTSSAPSAISHVVNTTSGRSQNLHPLPNLMGLHTPRPTSCIGPTAPGFVNRMYTNNRIYGQYGQCGTAFRTGLGFGSNGYHYRMNSRWGSVTDKYKPRGRGNVYYGYGSDDLDGLSELNRGPRGGHFKNTQSLGPNISIAVKGQNLPANGNDEEASVAPARDQYNRDDFLEKYSNGKFFVIKSYSEDDVHKSVKYSVWASTPNGNKKLDAAYQEAQKVADGCPVFLFFSVNTSGQFVGVAEMMGPVDFNKTVNYWQQDKWNGCFPVKWHIVKDVPNSILKHITLENNDNKPVTNSRDTQEVKVEQGVQMLKIFKEHVSKTSILDDFAFYETRQKAMQEKNSKLQQIHKQVTNMKAIDVVDEKEKILPNGKSWLQKPLETVSILKKESSKGTQAEQKPPEENGAASVSQPVTEKHVVANGVANTC; the protein is encoded by the exons ATGGCGGCTGTCGGCCCGGCTACTGACC AAGCTACAGATTTACTGCAGAAGTTGTCATTGGATTCCAAGAAGAAGACTCATGATGCTCCTGAAGTTACTGACAAG GCTAGTGCTGATACCGGAGAAGTTCCCAACATACAAATTCCGCCCAGTGAACGGTCTGTGACACCGCTCCTTCAGGAGTGCATGGATCAGAGCAGGTGGTATTCATCCACACCTTATTACTATGGAG GTTATGAAGGTTTAGTGAACGAATGGGATGATTACCGTAGGGTGGATGTGCCACCTCCT GGAGTCTACGGGGATATGTATCATCATGGTTATAGATATGCTCCTTACAGTCCATATCCTTCTCCCACTTCCCCAGTTCCAACAATAACGCATGATGGCCAACTGTATGGTCCCCCACATTACCAGTATCAAGCCCAATATTATCAGCTACCCACACCCCATCCAGCTTCTGGCACTCCCCACAAGCCTGTAACTTCTCAAGGGGAGGTTTCTACTACAGTTGCTGCTGAAAACCCTGCTGTACCTCTGGATACTGCTAAAGGGAACTCAAATGCAACTGCCAATGGGAAATCAAACAGCCACAGTGCATCTATTCAGCCTCGTTCAAACCACCAAAACTCACCACTACCTTCAAATGGTTCCTATGGCCGAGGATTTCCACCAGGCAGTCTTCTTTCTGGATGCCAGGATCCACGTTTTGGCTTTGATGGCATGCGATCACCCACCCCATGGTATGATGGCTCTGGATTGCCTGATGGGTATCAAAGAGTACCTACAACCAGCTCTGCCCCTTCAGCAATTTCTCACGTTGTTAACACTACCTCAGGAAGGAGTCAGAATCTTCATCCTCTTCCTAATCTCAtg GGTTTGCACACACCAAGACCAACGTCTTGCATAGGACCAACAGCTCCTGGTTTTGTGAACAGAATGTACACCAACAATCGAATTTATGGTCAGTATGGTCAGTGCGGAACTGCTTTTAGGACTGGCCTTGGTTTTGGATCCAATGGTTATCATTACAGAATGAATAGCAGATGGGGTTCAGTCACAGATAAGTACAAACCACGGGGCCGAGGCAATGTTTACTATGGTTATGGCAGTGACGATTTGGATGGGCTCAGTGAACTGAACAGGGGGCCAAGGGGTGGTCATTTCAAAAACACCCAGAGCTTAGGACCCAATATCTCTATTGCAGTGAAGGGACAGAACCTTCCTGCAAATGGAAATGATGAGGAAGCTAGTGTAGCACCTGCTAGGGATCAGTACAACCGGGATGATTTCCTCGAAAAATACTCCAACGGCAAGTTTTTTGTTATCAAGTCTTATAGTGAGGATGACGTTCATAAAAGTGTCAAGTACAGTGTCTGGGCCAGCACACCAAATGGAAACAAGAAATTAGATGCAGCGTATCAGGAAGCTCAAAAGGTCGCTGATGGGTGCCCtgtatttttattcttctct GTGAATACAAGTGGACAATTTGTTGGTGTTGCTGAGATGATGGGTCCGGTTGACTTCAACAAAACGGTGAACTACTGGCAGCAGGACAAATGGAATGGTTGTTTCCCGGTCAAGTGGCACATTGTGAAAGATGTACCAAACAGCATCCTTAAGCACATCACACTTGAGAACAATGACAACAAGCCAGTAACAAACAGTAGAGACACTCAGGAG gtGAAGGTTGAACAGGGTGTTCAGATGCTTAAGATATTTAAGGAGCATGTCAGTAAGACCTCCATTTTGGATGATTTTGCGTTTTATGAGACACGACAGAAGGCTATGCAAGAGAAAAACTCAAAGCTACAGCAAATTCATAAGCAG GTCACAAATATGAAAGCAATTGATGTAGTTGATGAGAAAGAAAAGATTTTACCTAACGGAAAGTCCTGGCTGCAAAAGCCCCTGGAAACAGTTTCAATTTTGAAAAAGGAATCTTCCAAGGGCACTCAGGCAGAACAGAAACCTCCTGAGGAAAATGGTGCAGCTTCCGTCTCCCAGCCCGTAACGGAGAAGCATGTTGTTGCGAATGGTGTTGCCAATACCTGCTAG